The genomic window taataatacgcAATAAatttgaaatcatgaaatgtaagtactatattaaaaaataatataataaaactataaaatggttttaaaaattatttaaataaagagtaaaataaacatttttgtacCTGTTTTTATTGTGAAAAATTGGTATAaaccatatatatatttttttattattatttttccaccACAACCAATATTTTTACCACTAAAAAGGTTTTGTCAAGAGCTTGAGATTTAATATGAGACATAATGAAGAAAATAATCATGAAACATAACGAAATTAGGAAAATCATAGTAAATATCACTTGAGAACAGAATATTTTTATTGTGCATCATTTGCCGTTAAGttataatttaattcaattttgtgtatttttattctAAATTTCTGAATGTCAAATTAAGACTTTTTCACTTtattccaaaaatgtaaaaaaagacatTTCCATAACTAAACACTATTAAAGCCAATACATCATttaaaataaagtcaatattttccaaaaaaaaaaaaaaaaaaaaatcccagaatTCTCATTTGATACATGTACCTGTAATTGAAAAAACACCCAACAACAAATTGTACTACAGACCAAATAAAAACCATTTGTGTTTTAATGCAGCGATGGGCGTCAGAGTGCAGTCGTCACTAAGGTTTTCATAGTGGCACCGTCTCCTTCAGATGAGCAGAATCTGACTACAGCCAATGAGGATGACACTTTGACGAATGGCCAACCGATCAATGGCAAGAATGTCAGTTTTAAACCCATTCTGGttttaaagtaataattttacatgtatttaagaatatattatacatattacTTCATGTTGACTCCTTGAACAGGATTCATTAATGGATATGAATGCCGTTTCATCTAGTAAGTATTTAGATAAATAATTTGGTCATCAGTGTGTATTTGtcctacacacacatacaccatCTTGACTGTCTTGTGCCAATTTTGTGCTCTTTTACGTCAGATAGTGAATCTCGCAGAGCTTTGAAAGGCCCTCGATTCCTTTCACAACGCCTCGGATCTATTTCATCTGCACAGCTGACGGCGCAAAACACACAAGTATTTATTAAAAACCCTCTCAAACACCCTCGCTATGATGGTGATCACTGTTATCTCAAaccataaataaaatgcattatgttTGTACTCCATTCACAATCCTACCAGAAACAGAGGGCAGATGTGGAAAGCCTGTTAAAAACTTTGACGAGCACTCAGATATCACGTATCCAGAGAGAGACCGATTTCCTTAGGTGAggtgtacagtcaagcccgaaattattcatacccctggcaaattctgacttgcagtaaggttacttttattcaaccagcaagtttttttgaccggaaatgacacaggcttctcccaaaagataataagatgatgtacaagaaggcatcattgtggaaaaaaaaatatttctcagcttttaaaaaagtggcatgtccaaaattattcataccctttgcaaactgtcacagtctatgggaaaatgtaaagttctataccattccaaatagtccaagctgatctaaagcatcctaattaccctgattcattgggaacagctgttttaatcaactcaacaggtgaaaaacagaagctctctgctgttggtttgtggacagtcatggctaagacaaagaagcGCATTgaggctgctcacaagtcaggaaagggctataagaccatatcttaatgctttgaagttccagtggctacagtgcaaagtattataaaaaaaatacaagacgttccgcactgtgaaaaatctcagaggacgtggtcggaagccaaaagtgataCCTGTGCTGGCcaagaggatagtgagagaggtaaaaaaaagaatccaaggatcaccaccaaggccatcctgatgaatctgggctctgctggtggcaacatctcaaagctGACAGTCCAAcaaacactgcacaccgctgggttccacggatgcagaccaaggaggacagcACCTCTCCAGATTAGGcccacaaaagcccacttggcctttgcaaatgctcatctggacaaagaagaagacttctggtcttctgtgttatggtcagatgaaacaaaaatgtaattgtttggccacaatgatgtagccttcatttggcggaaaaaaggagaagccttcaaccctaagaacaccatccccactgtcaaacatggtggtgggaacctaatgttttgggggtgtttttcagccggtggaccagggaacctaatcacagtaaacggcaccatgaaaaaggagcaatacatcaaaattctcaacaacaacatcaggcagtctgcagagaaacttggccttgggcaccagtggacatttcagcagaacaacgactcaaaacacacagcaaaagtggtgaagaaatggttagcagacaaaaacattaacgttttgcagtggcccagccagagtcctgacttaaatccaattgagaatctgtggaggaagctaaagatcagggtgatgcaaggagaccctccaacctgaaagagttggagctcatcgctaaagatgaatgggcaaaactACCACCAccaaagctggtcagcaattataggaagcgtttgatagctgtaatagccaataaatgcttatctattgattattgagaagggtttgaataattttggacatgccactttttgttcaaatgtaaataaaatatgagtaatatttttttcccacaatgatgcctcttgtacatcatcttattatcgtttgggagaagcctgtgtcatttccggtcaaaaaaacttgctggttggaTTTAGATCAATATTCAACTTTCTACATCTTTCTGAAGATGTCCAAAGTGCCTGAGTCATCGCCCTTCGGATCCTTTCGCCCGATTTTGCCTGCACTGTGGAGCACCTGTGCCTCCAATACCTGGTCAAAGACTGCCCCCTACTGAAGGAGGACAGGTACAACACATTTTTCTACTTTAATTACAAAGTACAGTAATAATTTCACAATAATGTAAGTATTTGCTGCCCTTTCTCACAGATCGGTCTATGTGTGAATTGTCAAACCATGGTGCCTCTCAATACGACCACATGTGTGGTGTGCGAGTCTCCACTGACTCAACAACTTCAGCCGCAGGCTAGTCTGAGACTACAGGTAGATGTTCATGTAGTGGACCATTAAATCCACTTGTTGCACATTAAATGCACTAGTGATCCATTAACTATAGTTTATCCTTATTATTTTAGGATAAGCTCATCTGTCATTCGTGTGGGACTGGAAACCCTGCTCATATCACACACTGTGTCACTTGTGAATCCCAGCTGCTTCAGCAAACCACAGTAAGAGCCCCGACTGCCTTAGCCAATCCTAATCATAATTAGGGTTGTTATAGGACACCATTATAACCGTGTTTATCATTCCACAGCCGGTTTTGAGCGGACAGAGAGCTGCCCCTGTACCCAGCTCACAGGGCAAAATGGTCTCCTGCTCCAAGTGCAATAGAGTCAACCACTCGGATGCTCGATTCTGCGACTGGTGTGGGGCAAAGGTGACTAACCTGAACTGTTGAAGACTATTTCTGTTCATTTGTGTTGGCCTTTATATGTTAGCGGTGTGCTAATTTCATGTGCAACTTTTAACATCCGGTTCCGGTCTGAAAAAAGCAATCAAGCCTAACGTTCATCTTGGTGGTCATCAACAGgtcttaaagcgatagttcacccaaaaatgaaaattgcgtcattaattactcaccctcatgttgttccaaacccgtaagacctttgttcatcttcagaacacaaattaggatattttttgaCGAAATCCGAATTTcgtaccctttgcaaactgtcacagtctgtgggaaaatccaaagttctataccattccaaatagtccaagctgttctaaagcatcctaattagcctgattcattgggaacagctgttttaatcaactcaacaggtgaaaaacagaatctctctgctgttggtttgtgggcagtcatggctaagacaaaggagctcactgagctcacaaattgtgtcattaattattcaccctaatgctgttccaaacccgtaagacctttgttcatcttcggaacacaaattaggatatttctgatgaaatccgaaagctttagAGGCTAAAATTTGTTTAGGAATCCATTTCATCAGGAATCTCTCATAAAGGGGAAGGATTCCGCAATTTGGTCACAGGGTTTCGGCACCTTGAACAACAGAAATTAGCTTCATCAGAATTTTTGCAGAAATTTCTCAAGTGTGACCGAACTTTTAAGTATTTTAagtacttacccccatgtcatctaagatgtacatgtcttcctttcttcatgatggtaattttctaaaaaaacaaaaaaaaaaatgtatacagttgaggtcaaaagtttacacccactttcagaatctgcaaaatgttaattattttaccaaaatggtTAGCCAAATGGTCACCAaaatagagggatcatacaaaatgcatgttattgtttatttagtactgacctgaataagatatttcacataaaagatgttaacatatagtccacaaaagaaaataatagttgaatttatgaaaattaccctgttcaaaaatttgcatccccttgattcttaatactgtgttgttgcctgaatgatccacagctgtgttttttgtttagttatagttgttcatgagtcccttgtttgtcctgaacagttaaaggtcccatatcgtacacatttctggaggtttattttatttgttgatgtccttaagaatatatatttgcggtataagtgccaaaatccatctcaatatatttttacagctccttttttaggagctctgtcaaaaacaggtcgattttggcccatctaattaatattcatgagcctctcttctgattggcttgttgttttctgagtgacgcacaaccaggccaatcacaggtaactacggtcatgtatgctgtaagcgtaagcgagctcagagcaatagagagagctgatactcaacaggatattttagaatgatcattaatgttttttcttttacaaacaccgaatgcagtaggctacataactgttgctttagtaaagcccctttcacaatgcgcgctgattctggaaaattacgggaactgtgtgaaccaaagccagaacctaaaggcagtgttgtagtaatgatgcacgttatcaagcgactcttcacaacgaaaaataacgttacgtgcaaagtggaatgaagcagcgatcatcaggcagagccagctcctcactatcagcgctgaagcacagtttgttcaggttagtttcagtttagtgaaacgtacgcgtcgcattacatctcacatccaaacgtcacatgtctttatggtttgtgtgtaaagcacgcacagattccggaaaacaactgtgaatgaaccaaattaaacaattccggaacaaatcgtgggacacattatccgtgtatttaccggaatcgctgtgtgaaagaggctgaagttgacgtgccgctggtctcttatattaacgttgttctgaagcctgtgtaatgatcgtagcttgacatctatcgactgaacagggttttctccacttgttttcctgttgttgttgctgaatggaatggatgcgttgttgtctgggggtttgacaaaaggagggtgggacgttggtttgtgactgaaggcggtgacttgagtcgatcggacgtcacatcgttacggaagtcacagcggctcgtgaaaatgaacagctactttaagcaggctgtgtgcagtttactgtggattgactgttttgaaactcatatggtagttagatagcccctagaccttagttatcatgaaaaaagccaggaaattttgattttgacgatatgggacctttaaactgcctgctgttcttcagaaaaatccttcaggtcccacaaattctttggtttttcagcatttttgtgtattttaaacagttttagatccatcttttcacactgaggactactgaaggactcatatgcaactattacagaaggttcaaacactcactgatgctctagaaggaaaaattatgcattaagagccagggggtgaaaacttttgaacagaatgaagatgtgtacattttttatttttatttagtactgcccttcagatgctacagaagatagttacatgcttcccagaagacaaaataagttcaatttaccctgatctccaaattcaaaaagttttatgtttaatgcatcgtttttccttctggagcttcagtgaacgtttgaaccaaaatcctacagtcattgttggaaagggttcaaatatacaaaaatgctggaaaacgaaagaatttgtgggacctgaaggacttttcagaAGATcgacaggcagtttaactgttcaggacaaacaagggactcataaacaacaatcactaaacaaaacaaaaaaaacacagctgtggatcattcaggtaaaaacacagtattaagaataagggatataaacttttgaacagggtcatttttatgaattcaactattgttttctcttgtggactatatgcaaacatcctGTTTCAATAGGAAACACATCAATATAGGAATGAAACTTCATTGTCAAGCAGTTTCCTGTGTTCTTTATCTCTTTTTCAAGCTGTTTTGTCAAAAGTGACTGTATATGTGGTGTAAATTATAATATGAAGATTAAACCAAAATATCATTGCGTACATTTGGCAATATTTGTCTAAATTCCATAGCTGtgtaattttgtttatatttgcagCCCGGCCACAAAGCCAGCTCTGTGACTTGCTCTAAGTGTGGAGCTAGTAGCCACCCTTATGCTAATTACTGCGGTAGCTGTGGTGTCTTCATGGACGGCCCACCCAGGATGCCCTCACATGTAAACCAAGGACAGGATGCACAGGAAGCTGATCAGGTACAATACACTGCCTGTTTAGTGCTCATTAAAAGCGTACAGTATTATATCGTGCACATCGCTCTCTCTCATATAGACTTCAGCCGCCTGGCAAGCAGTTACTGCACCTGAATCAACAACTGTGCCTCCAACTACGGGTTTGCGCATGTGCGCAGATGCACAGACGCAAACAGTGGGTCTGTTTTTCCCATCAACCACTGAACTAAAGAAAAGGAGCCAACAGAGAGAGGCGGAGCTTAGCAGACAAGAGCAGATGAGTGATAGGAAACCCCTCCTCACTGCCATTAGTCCAGGCCGAGGTACTacagtacactttttttttttttttttcaaataaataatcacTTCTATAGATGTTTATGTGGTGTGTGTATGATTTAGGATACTGGAGGAAGCAGCTGGATCACATTTGCGCTCATCTGCGCAGTTACACTCAAAATAATACTGAGTTCAGAGCTCTGATTGGAGAACCTCGGCTGGGCAGAGTAAGAGCAGAACTTTCCAGATGAGTAATGAGTAAAAATTATGTTTGAATGCATGTTctgaacatttgtgaccctggaccacaaaaccagtcttaagtagcacgggtatgtttgtagcaataggcaaaaatacatagtatgggtcaaaatgatcgattttatgacttttatgccaaaaatcattaggatgttaggtaaagataatgttctatgaagatatttagtaaactttctaccgtaaatatatcaacacttcatttttgattagtaatatgcattgctaagaacttcagttggacacctttaaaggcgattttctcaatatttagatttttttccaccctcagatatcctaacaaaccatacatcaatggaaagcttacttattcagcttacagatgatttttttaaattgactcttatgactggttttgtggtcctgggtcacattttgTGTTTGTCAATCTGCCCTCTAGATGATCTCCGCTGTTATTCAGGAGGACAGTTATGAAGTCAGTTTGCGAATCAACTTCATCTCTGCCTCACCAGAGGGATCCAGGGTAAGACACACTCCTGAGAGTTTTTATATTGAGTCTAGACAGTCTCTCTCGAGCTTTGCATGTTTTTCAGTATGTGAGATCATGTATGTGTTGTTTTTCCAGTCGTCTTCTGCAGGCCAGCAGAGCAGATCTGTGGCATCAGAGAGTCAGAATCTCAGTGCTGTGACAGAAGGCAGAAATTCAGCTAGTCCGGGTACTAACACGTTTAAAATTCTaatattttcaataaataataatcagtGTATTATAAAGGGAACCCGGGTATAAAGACTTGTACgtcttaatgtaatgtaaatgatgtattgtactgaaatatgcagtagaaaaccaatgaaagatttacgttatttcaGAAATCCACATCGTTTTTTACATATTATAGACTATAGGGTGACACCATTATttctctgtgagctactggcgtcATCAGTTGCTACTTTTACCCCAACACAACTTTTTTGTTGtatcgaagggcaacaagaggcGATGTAAGtcttttcctagcgataagaagaggagaaaagaaggggaagatgcctgtggatgaataaaacttcttaaagacctgcatctttgttctctccactttggccctgatgcctttgaggcttttagtcgaccacaactactgaaagagcttacaaatggcagagacaagaaacgctagatgacattcctggcaggatgtaaagaTGCTGACGCTTGTCTTGACGCCGCAGCCACAAAAAtgagtttctcagcatggatttcatTCAACATCCAGGGGCGTTTAGACActttgtggggaaaatcgatggtacggcatttggtttaagcctacgcttatatctaTCGCCATCAGTAAGCTcgttcagtagctgtggtcatcgtatcagtattttattttccaaattgtgttgcggtaaaaatagcaacaggtggCGGCAGttgctcaccgagtgcaaccatttcacatcagcAAAATAATAATCACAGTGATGTTTATGACTATTTTCCTGTGTCATATTTTCGTCAGCCAACAAAAAGAAGCAGAAAAAGATCTCGAGCTCAGACGCCACAGAAAAGCAGCCGGTCTGTATTACATAAACGTACACTGACATAATCaccctttttatttgtaagacaAAGAAACATTTCATTACTATTGCTAATGTCTTTCTCAGGAGTCTAAAGACAGTCTGCTTCTTAAGGAGTCGGGGCCTGAGGGGCGGGGGCGGATCTCAGCGGTGCAGCAGCTATTGGACGAGGTGAGGCTTAAGAACTAATCACAGTTTCAAAAACTCCAAAGCAACTTAAAGGGGAACTTTAGGTAAGCCTATAGGTGAGACCTCCGGtttattatccgctatagggaaatagcgagaacatgcagtaaacggtaaaacagttTGGACTACAAACAAGTTTGTttgtaattaagataatacattaaaataacattgtaagacacaccaatttgcataTCAAGCAGCAACATTGCAGCTAAAAGCTAAAAATACAGCTAAAAAttgctggacgcggatgagactgTTTGATGGATAAGACATTACCGTTTGGACAGGAGGCCAGCTCTTGGaaaagtcctggttgtttcaaacttcttctattaagggttctgtgaaccttcaatgcagcagattttattctgaactcttccccagatgtgtgacttgatgcaatcctgtttgtGAGCTCTACAgacacttttttttaatctcaggGATGGGTTTTTACTCAGATGTTAGACCTTTTGttaagacatgtgtgcctttccaaatcatacccattcaagtgaattttgccacaggttaacttcactcgaagttcGGTAACATTTACAGATTgttccagataagggtatgaatacttatgcaatggaatcatttaagttttttatttgtaataaatttgcaaaaatgttaaaaccatgttttttgctttgccattatggtgtacggagtgtagattgatgcggaaaaaagtcattttaagcagtttaacataaggccgcaacataaaatgttaaaaataaaaaacacaaaggggtatgaatacttttgcaaaacacTGTTTTTATAGAAGGTGTGTTTATCTCTGCAGGGTGCTGACCCAGCATGTTTAGGAAGTGATGGGCGTCCCGCTCTGATTGCTGCAGTGCTAAATGGGCATCATGATGTAATTCCCGTGCTAGTGCAGAGAGAAGCTGACGTTAATCAACCGTCTGGGCCGTGAGTTTGAAACAAGTTCCTTTCGATATGTTTAGTAACAATCTTGAGCCAGATTAACGCTTTTATCATCTGTGGTGGCCACAGGTTGAATAACACTGCACTGCATGAGGCAGCAGCTCTGGGAAATGAAGGTCTGAGGAGCGTTGAGATACTCCTGGGGTGAGTTTAACAAACATTAATGGTGGTAAAGTTAAGGcttgtattaaaaaataattataataatatctcATTCTTGTGCAGGTGTAATGCGAGTATCAGAAAGCAGAACAATCGAGGCCTGACGGCGTATGATATTGCCGTGGCCACCGGGAGCAGTTCTGTGGTCTCTCTGATGGCAGCTCACATGGGACAGGATCTGCTACAGCGCCACACCAAGGCCAGGAGCCCGTCTGGCCTGGATACCTTCTCCTGAGACAATCCACATTGCCACCAAACCAAATCTCATCAGTATCACTATATACAATACTTGAAGAGTTGATTAGGCCCTTCTTGAAAATTTCCACTTGATCTCACCAGCAAAACTGACATTTCAAAAGTGAAATTATTGCTTAATAAAGTGAGCTGAATAAGTAAAAGTGTGATTTCCTGGTTGTGACTGTGGACAAGAAATTTTGTATTGGTCAAATACATTTGATGCATTTAGTTAtgaaagcttgtttccaccacaggATAAAAAGAAAGTAATTGCGACTTCTTATCTCTCTATAGAGTGTCTTCACAAGGTGTTATCAATCGTCCATATTGGCTGcaatgaacgtaa from Garra rufa chromosome 7, GarRuf1.0, whole genome shotgun sequence includes these protein-coding regions:
- the dzank1 gene encoding double zinc ribbon and ankyrin repeat-containing protein 1, which codes for MTAGSVAAPQIIPIRIPPPGKAKHEIDSCTPVEIKSESSDVSVLYTLDGSKPEMVKRPGFGDSTLKYTEPIRLPVGKVSVRAMAVSIDGRQSAVVTKVFIVAPSPSDEQNLTTANEDDTLTNGQPINGKNDSLMDMNAVSSSKYLDKSDSESRRALKGPRFLSQRLGSISSAQLTAQNTQKQRADVESLLKTLTSTQISRIQRETDFLRCPKCLSHRPSDPFARFCLHCGAPVPPIPGQRLPPTEGGQIGLCVNCQTMVPLNTTTCVVCESPLTQQLQPQASLRLQDKLICHSCGTGNPAHITHCVTCESQLLQQTTPVLSGQRAAPVPSSQGKMVSCSKCNRVNHSDARFCDWCGAKPGHKASSVTCSKCGASSHPYANYCGSCGVFMDGPPRMPSHVNQGQDAQEADQTSAAWQAVTAPESTTVPPTTGLRMCADAQTQTVGLFFPSTTELKKRSQQREAELSRQEQMSDRKPLLTAISPGRGYWRKQLDHICAHLRSYTQNNTEFRALIGEPRLGRMISAVIQEDSYEVSLRINFISASPEGSRSSSAGQQSRSVASESQNLSAVTEGRNSASPANKKKQKKISSSDATEKQPESKDSLLLKESGPEGRGRISAVQQLLDEGADPACLGSDGRPALIAAVLNGHHDVIPVLVQREADVNQPSGPLNNTALHEAAALGNEGLRSVEILLGCNASIRKQNNRGLTAYDIAVATGSSSVVSLMAAHMGQDLLQRHTKARSPSGLDTFS